In Patescibacteria group bacterium, the following proteins share a genomic window:
- a CDS encoding NAD-dependent epimerase/dehydratase family protein, with product MSKHAIFDKKNILVTGGAGFIGSHLCDELLKNSKVICIDNFITGDERNIDHLLSNPNFEFIRHDIAEPLDLEAMPELEKFKIKFQGIQEIYNLACPASPKKFDENKIATLLANSTGTKNMLDIAVKYSAKFVHFSSSAVYGPGRQSNEKINESDAGQADPVSERSSYDEGKRFSETLVANYRQVYKLDTKILRVFRAYGPRMKLNEGHMFPDFVINALDNAELIIHGGEDFSSSICYISDMIDGAIKVAESDVSGPINLGSEIEVRFAEVAGKIIKILDSKSKIKYDKEILIMTPLCLPDTSKARQELGWLPVVTLQKGLEKTIDDLRASQRLMRVK from the coding sequence ATGTCTAAGCACGCAATTTTTGATAAAAAAAACATACTGGTTACCGGCGGCGCGGGATTTATCGGCTCGCATTTATGCGACGAGCTTTTGAAAAATTCCAAAGTCATCTGCATCGACAATTTTATTACCGGCGACGAAAGGAATATCGACCATCTTCTCTCCAATCCTAATTTCGAATTCATCCGGCACGACATCGCCGAACCGCTTGATTTAGAAGCTATGCCCGAATTGGAAAAATTCAAAATAAAATTCCAGGGCATCCAGGAAATCTACAATCTAGCCTGCCCGGCTTCGCCGAAAAAATTCGATGAGAACAAAATCGCCACCCTGCTCGCTAATTCCACCGGGACAAAAAACATGCTGGATATCGCGGTTAAATACAGCGCCAAGTTCGTCCATTTTTCTTCTTCGGCCGTTTATGGCCCCGGTCGCCAGTCAAATGAAAAAATAAACGAAAGCGACGCTGGACAGGCGGACCCGGTTTCCGAGCGCAGCTCCTACGACGAAGGGAAGAGATTTTCCGAAACCCTGGTCGCGAACTACCGCCAGGTCTATAAACTGGATACTAAAATACTCCGCGTTTTCCGGGCTTACGGCCCGAGGATGAAGCTGAATGAAGGGCATATGTTTCCGGATTTTGTAATAAACGCCCTGGATAACGCCGAGCTGATAATCCATGGCGGCGAAGATTTTTCTTCTTCGATTTGCTACATAAGCGATATGATTGACGGGGCGATAAAAGTAGCCGAATCCGATGTCTCGGGGCCGATTAATTTAGGCTCGGAAATCGAGGTAAGATTTGCCGAGGTGGCCGGGAAGATTATTAAGATTCTTGATTCAAAATCAAAAATCAAGTACGATAAGGAAATTCTTATTATGACTCCGCTCTGCTTGCCGGATACGTCAAAAGCCCGCCAAGAGCTCGGCTGGCTGCCGGTCGTTACCTTGCAAAAAGGCCTGGAAAAAACCATCGACGATTTAAGGGCGAGCCAGCGGCTTATGAGGGTAAAGTAA
- a CDS encoding S8 family serine peptidase, which yields MKVKIFISFFIVAGVFSVWFFNADSGNDKAAQGAGLAEYEPGQILVKFKSAKEAVKVFLAPSESVEEAVRQYKKNPEVESAEPNYTYRAVIIPSDPFYGEQWYLKKIKAQEAWDRKRESPNVTIAIIDSGVQITHPDLAENIYANPDEIAGNKIDDDHNGYIDDVNGWDFVNNVSDPSPKFKPGFTEGGVNHGTIVAGIAASAGNNATGIAGVTWRAKIMPLKVLDDAGQGNTLSVIKAIDYAISKGANILNFSFVGFGYSEALNEAIKRAHDAGVLVVAAAGNESEDGQGFFLDQTPMYPVCHDGPNGENWVIGVAAVDSIDQKSKFSSFGFKCIDLSAPGESVFSTVVYNPSASIGEKFFNSYYEGYWSGTSVAAPQVSGALALLLEVNYGLSRKDAVNLLLDNTDNISRVNPAFLGQLGRGRLNVLNPLDLALAQLNSFSGDIVTAPLAGLPANLKISNRDGEKISEFPVFNQSFRGGVSLASGDIDGDGKDEIIAGAGAGGGPHVQIFSADGKLKRQFFAYAPGFRGGVNVAAGDIDGDGIKEIITGPGKGGGPHVRIFDGSGKVRLQFFSYDKKFTGGVNVAAGDIDGDNATEIITGPGAGGGPHVRIFDRAGRLKGQFFAYDQKFRGGVRIAVGNAYNLSRKGYPQIITAPGPGMPSQIKIFDNTKMLSFFFAYTQSFRGGVSLASGDINNDGLSEIITGAGPGGAPHVRSFTSGGVLLGSYYALAADFNQGVNVGYIKIAK from the coding sequence ATGAAGGTGAAGATTTTCATCAGTTTTTTTATCGTGGCCGGCGTTTTTAGCGTTTGGTTTTTTAATGCCGATTCAGGAAATGATAAAGCCGCCCAGGGAGCCGGATTGGCCGAATACGAACCGGGGCAGATACTGGTAAAATTTAAATCCGCCAAAGAAGCAGTGAAAGTATTTTTGGCCCCTTCGGAAAGCGTGGAAGAGGCTGTCCGCCAATATAAAAAGAATCCGGAAGTGGAGAGCGCCGAGCCGAATTACACATACCGGGCGGTGATTATCCCGTCCGACCCTTTTTACGGCGAACAATGGTATTTAAAAAAAATAAAGGCCCAAGAAGCCTGGGATAGAAAGCGCGAAAGCCCGAACGTAACCATAGCGATAATCGATTCCGGCGTCCAAATCACCCATCCGGATTTGGCGGAAAATATTTACGCCAACCCGGACGAAATCGCGGGCAATAAAATTGACGACGACCATAACGGCTATATTGACGACGTGAACGGCTGGGATTTTGTAAACAATGTTTCTGACCCGTCGCCTAAATTTAAGCCGGGCTTTACCGAGGGCGGGGTAAACCACGGAACGATCGTGGCCGGGATCGCGGCCAGCGCGGGCAATAACGCGACCGGAATCGCCGGCGTAACCTGGCGGGCGAAGATTATGCCTTTAAAAGTATTGGACGATGCCGGGCAGGGAAACACCTTAAGCGTAATTAAGGCCATAGATTATGCCATTTCCAAGGGCGCCAATATTTTAAATTTCAGCTTTGTCGGCTTCGGGTATTCAGAAGCTTTGAATGAGGCGATAAAGCGGGCCCATGATGCCGGCGTATTGGTAGTGGCCGCCGCCGGAAACGAGTCTGAAGACGGCCAGGGATTTTTTTTGGATCAGACTCCCATGTACCCGGTTTGCCACGACGGCCCGAACGGAGAAAATTGGGTAATCGGCGTGGCGGCTGTTGATTCCATCGACCAAAAATCTAAATTTTCCAGCTTTGGCTTTAAGTGCATCGACTTGTCCGCTCCGGGCGAGAGCGTTTTTTCGACCGTGGTTTATAACCCGTCCGCCTCTATCGGCGAAAAATTTTTCAACAGCTATTATGAAGGCTACTGGTCCGGAACTTCGGTAGCCGCGCCCCAGGTTTCCGGCGCGCTGGCCCTTCTTTTGGAAGTTAATTACGGCTTGTCGCGGAAAGACGCGGTTAATCTTTTGCTGGACAATACCGATAACATCAGCCGGGTGAATCCGGCTTTCTTGGGCCAGCTCGGCCGGGGGAGGTTAAACGTCTTGAATCCGCTTGATTTGGCGCTCGCCCAGCTTAACTCTTTTTCCGGCGATATTGTTACCGCGCCTTTGGCGGGCTTGCCGGCTAATTTGAAAATTTCCAACAGAGACGGCGAAAAAATCAGCGAGTTTCCGGTTTTTAACCAAAGTTTCCGCGGCGGAGTGAGTTTAGCTTCGGGCGACATTGACGGCGACGGAAAAGACGAAATAATAGCCGGCGCGGGCGCCGGCGGCGGCCCGCACGTCCAAATTTTTTCCGCCGATGGAAAATTAAAAAGGCAATTTTTCGCTTACGCCCCGGGCTTCCGCGGCGGAGTGAACGTCGCGGCGGGCGACATTGACGGCGACGGCATAAAAGAAATCATCACCGGGCCGGGAAAGGGCGGCGGCCCGCACGTCCGGATTTTTGACGGCTCGGGAAAAGTCCGCCTCCAGTTTTTTTCTTATGACAAAAAATTCACCGGCGGAGTGAACGTCGCGGCGGGCGACATTGACGGCGACAATGCCACGGAGATTATTACCGGGCCCGGCGCCGGCGGCGGCCCGCACGTTCGGATTTTCGACCGGGCCGGAAGATTAAAAGGCCAGTTTTTCGCCTATGACCAAAAATTCCGGGGCGGAGTCCGAATCGCCGTTGGCAACGCCTACAATTTATCCCGCAAAGGCTATCCCCAAATTATTACCGCTCCGGGGCCGGGCATGCCTTCGCAAATAAAAATTTTTGACAACACCAAGATGCTTTCCTTTTTCTTCGCCTATACCCAAAGTTTCCGCGGCGGAGTGAGTTTAGCTTCAGGCGATATAAATAACGACGGACTTTCGGAAATTATAACCGGCGCCGGCCCGGGCGGCGCGCCGCACGTGCGTTCCTTCACTTCCGGAGGAGTGCTTTTGGGATCCTATTACGCCCTCGCGGCGGATTTTAACCAGGGGGTTAATGTGGGGTATATTAAGATAGCTAAGTAA
- a CDS encoding glycosyltransferase family 2 protein, protein MRIYCVIPAYNEEDTIVEVLKSVKPAVDQVVVVDDGSADKTFELSKAQGVAALKHIFNRGQGAALETGNEYALRRGADIIVHFDADGQFLAEEIKELTAPIEAGQADVVFGSRFLGKKNNMPWLKRRVMMPLARLMNRVFFSVKLSDPQSGFRAMNAKAARQVKITNDGMAHCSEIIGKVFQNELRVKETPITVVYRTFGQGPGGGLKIIKDLIISKLLG, encoded by the coding sequence ATGAGAATATACTGCGTTATCCCAGCTTATAACGAAGAAGATACAATCGTTGAAGTGCTAAAATCCGTCAAACCGGCCGTGGATCAGGTTGTTGTCGTTGACGACGGATCAGCTGACAAGACTTTTGAGCTTTCCAAAGCCCAAGGGGTTGCCGCGTTAAAGCACATATTTAACCGCGGCCAAGGCGCGGCGCTTGAAACCGGAAATGAATACGCTCTCCGCCGCGGCGCCGATATAATCGTCCATTTTGACGCTGACGGCCAATTTTTAGCCGAAGAAATAAAAGAGCTAACCGCGCCGATTGAAGCCGGGCAAGCTGACGTCGTATTCGGCTCAAGGTTTTTAGGGAAGAAAAACAACATGCCCTGGCTAAAAAGGCGCGTGATGATGCCTTTGGCGCGCCTTATGAACCGGGTTTTTTTCAGCGTTAAGTTAAGCGACCCGCAATCCGGGTTTAGGGCGATGAATGCCAAAGCCGCGAGGCAGGTAAAAATCACCAATGACGGCATGGCCCATTGTTCGGAAATTATCGGCAAAGTTTTTCAAAACGAATTAAGGGTTAAGGAAACGCCGATTACCGTAGTTTACCGCACCTTCGGCCAGGGGCCGGGAGGCGGACTGAAGATTATTAAGGATTTAATTATTTCAAAACTGCTCGGCTAA